A window of the Leptospira brenneri genome harbors these coding sequences:
- a CDS encoding LIC10486 family protein: MSELNSKAEQLKRQADLIGLTREAVFTDEQAKEVLQGKITDGYLVKVKIDLDSLNGMVLILVSSIRKHVMELYAVVGTSPTFRRIRTFADHVQISTDLGDIGKSGGYDPAISENIGRAVHRAFTKEKLEELLPLWQKKDPSHIAELLENPILMATKGRNIKLQAEVDKLSTAKFRYENPMKGVILPIPKPEDDTGSAKDASVPGVSTEPNRGELSSLERQIAQYRTSFPKELNMKTVISPINGVEFDNLVEGMEILFRVPTETPEGLTNAQILGLIDDEGKISKEPVVGRFLGIAGSKTEYHIFAEGPNQYLLHSVEEHPVKVAIPKPAGMTSGANKGSAGQGQKKKTGNTQTQDTKSSGANLFMLMGAFITIVLFGVLIFVMVIL; encoded by the coding sequence ATGTCCGAACTAAACTCAAAAGCAGAACAACTCAAACGACAAGCAGACTTAATTGGTCTGACAAGAGAAGCCGTGTTTACGGACGAACAAGCCAAGGAAGTTTTACAAGGTAAAATTACTGATGGTTACCTGGTGAAAGTAAAGATCGACTTGGACAGTTTGAACGGAATGGTCCTTATCCTCGTCTCTTCCATACGGAAACATGTGATGGAACTTTATGCCGTTGTGGGAACATCTCCAACTTTTAGAAGGATCCGAACCTTTGCTGATCATGTTCAAATTTCTACTGACTTAGGTGATATTGGAAAGTCAGGAGGTTATGACCCGGCGATTTCTGAAAATATCGGCCGCGCCGTTCATAGAGCCTTCACCAAAGAAAAGTTAGAGGAGTTACTTCCTCTTTGGCAAAAAAAAGACCCTTCCCATATTGCAGAACTTTTGGAAAATCCAATCCTTATGGCAACTAAAGGAAGAAATATAAAACTCCAAGCAGAAGTAGATAAACTTTCCACAGCGAAGTTTCGTTATGAAAATCCTATGAAAGGTGTAATTTTACCCATTCCTAAGCCAGAAGATGATACCGGTTCTGCAAAGGATGCTTCTGTTCCTGGTGTATCGACAGAGCCGAACCGAGGAGAATTGTCTTCTCTTGAACGCCAAATTGCTCAATACAGAACTTCCTTTCCAAAAGAATTGAATATGAAAACTGTCATTTCACCGATCAATGGAGTGGAGTTTGATAATCTCGTTGAAGGTATGGAAATTTTATTCCGAGTTCCCACAGAAACTCCTGAAGGACTTACTAATGCACAGATCCTTGGTCTCATTGATGACGAAGGAAAAATCTCAAAAGAGCCAGTGGTGGGAAGATTTCTCGGAATTGCTGGTAGCAAAACAGAATACCATATTTTTGCGGAAGGCCCCAACCAGTATCTACTTCATTCTGTCGAGGAACATCCCGTAAAGGTGGCGATTCCCAAACCAGCAGGTATGACAAGTGGAGCAAACAAAGGTTCTGCGGGACAAGGCCAAAAGAAAAAAACAGGAAATACACAAACTCAAGACACGAAGTCTTCTGGTGCCAACTTGTTTATGCTTATGGGAGCCTTTATCACGATCGTACTCTTTGGAGTGTTGATCTTCGTGATGGTAATTTTGTAA
- the leuS gene encoding leucine--tRNA ligase, with translation MNYPFQDIEQKWQKHWDENQTFRTNAHSTKPKYYCLDMFPYPSGAGLHVGHPEGYTATDIISRLKRMEGFEVLHPMGWDAFGLPAERYAMTTGVHPRTTTKNNIDTFRRQIKSLGLSYDWNREISTTHPDYYRWTQWIFLQIYNSYFDRKTNKAVPISALVQTLESEGSSFFEGKELPKGIQFTASEWKAKSRKEKEDILSYFRLVYEANIPVNWCEALGTVLANEEVEEWTSKGYSVERKPMRQYMMRITSYAERLLNDLSLCEWPTSTLEMQRNWIGKSEGLELNFYVPTLSKDITVYTTRPDTIFGATYLVLAPEHPFVADLTTAEQKSAVEKYQKDCSLKSDLERTELNKDKTGVFTGSYASLPTDSSVKVPIYISDYVLISYGTGAIMAVPAHDQRDYDFAVKFNLPIQQVIDGKMEPNLAFDSKDSVCINSSSAEVQLDGKSYKDAFQTMSTWAEGKGIGRKKIQFKLRDWLFARQRYWGEPIPLVHFADGTPKALSDAELPLVLPDLEEFKPSGTGESPLALAKDWLVYTDPVTGEVGKRETNTMPQWAGSCYYYLRYIDPRNNDKLIDPELEKVWMPVEVYVGGAEHAVLHLLYSRFWHKILFDLGHVSSPEPFQKLVHQGLILGEDKGKMSKSRGNVVNPDDVVSEFGADTLRLFEMFMGPFEMSKPWSKNGVDGVFRFLNRVWRLFHSGENESFFVEDIEPNEQELKTLHRTIKKVKDDIDHFSFNTAVSQMMIFINEFTSNPRKSKKVLEPFVLALSPFAPHLAEELWFKLGHKESLAYHPYPKWDEKYLVDANITIVVQVNGKMRGEFLAPRDIEEKEVLTLAKAVEKAKPFWEGKEIKKEIYVKGKLVNIVVAG, from the coding sequence ATGAATTATCCATTCCAAGATATTGAACAAAAATGGCAAAAACACTGGGACGAAAACCAGACCTTTCGCACAAACGCCCACTCAACCAAACCTAAATACTATTGTTTAGACATGTTTCCCTACCCAAGTGGCGCCGGACTTCACGTAGGCCACCCTGAGGGATATACAGCCACCGACATCATTTCAAGACTCAAACGGATGGAGGGATTCGAAGTCCTTCACCCCATGGGATGGGATGCCTTTGGTCTTCCTGCCGAAAGGTACGCGATGACAACGGGAGTCCACCCGCGAACCACCACAAAGAACAATATTGATACCTTTCGCCGCCAAATCAAAAGTCTTGGCCTTTCTTATGACTGGAATCGCGAAATTTCCACTACCCACCCGGACTATTACCGTTGGACCCAGTGGATTTTCCTCCAAATCTACAATTCCTACTTTGATCGGAAAACAAACAAAGCAGTTCCTATCTCTGCACTCGTTCAAACCTTAGAATCAGAAGGATCTTCCTTTTTTGAAGGAAAGGAACTTCCGAAAGGAATTCAGTTTACTGCCTCCGAATGGAAGGCAAAATCCCGTAAGGAAAAAGAAGACATTCTTTCTTATTTCCGATTGGTATATGAGGCAAACATTCCAGTCAATTGGTGTGAGGCTCTCGGAACCGTTCTTGCCAACGAAGAAGTAGAAGAATGGACTTCCAAAGGGTATTCTGTCGAAAGAAAACCCATGCGCCAATACATGATGCGGATCACTTCTTACGCCGAACGTTTGCTAAATGATCTTTCTCTTTGTGAATGGCCCACATCTACCTTAGAGATGCAACGCAATTGGATTGGAAAATCCGAAGGTTTAGAACTTAATTTTTATGTTCCTACCTTATCGAAAGACATTACTGTTTATACAACAAGACCTGATACGATTTTTGGTGCTACTTACCTTGTCCTTGCTCCAGAACATCCTTTTGTGGCAGACCTGACCACTGCGGAACAAAAATCAGCAGTCGAAAAATACCAAAAAGATTGTTCTTTAAAAAGTGATTTGGAAAGAACCGAACTGAATAAAGATAAAACCGGAGTGTTTACTGGATCTTATGCCAGTTTACCAACCGATTCTTCTGTAAAAGTTCCGATTTATATTTCTGATTATGTTTTAATTTCTTATGGAACTGGTGCCATTATGGCGGTTCCTGCTCACGACCAAAGAGACTACGACTTTGCGGTGAAGTTCAACCTTCCCATCCAACAAGTCATCGATGGCAAAATGGAACCAAATCTAGCTTTTGATTCCAAAGATTCGGTTTGTATTAATTCTTCTTCCGCAGAAGTTCAGTTAGATGGTAAATCTTACAAAGATGCCTTCCAAACCATGTCCACTTGGGCGGAAGGTAAAGGGATTGGTCGTAAAAAAATCCAATTCAAACTGAGAGATTGGCTTTTTGCCAGACAAAGGTATTGGGGTGAACCCATTCCTCTCGTTCACTTCGCGGATGGAACTCCGAAAGCACTCTCTGATGCGGAACTTCCTTTGGTTTTACCAGACTTGGAAGAATTCAAACCTTCTGGAACGGGAGAATCCCCTCTTGCTTTAGCAAAAGATTGGCTTGTCTACACGGATCCTGTAACAGGTGAAGTAGGAAAAAGAGAAACCAACACCATGCCACAGTGGGCAGGATCTTGTTATTATTATCTTCGTTATATCGATCCAAGGAATAATGACAAACTCATTGATCCAGAACTGGAAAAGGTTTGGATGCCTGTGGAAGTCTATGTGGGTGGGGCTGAACACGCCGTATTGCACTTGTTATACTCCAGATTTTGGCATAAAATCCTTTTTGATTTGGGTCATGTTTCTTCCCCAGAACCTTTCCAAAAGTTAGTTCACCAAGGTTTGATTTTAGGGGAAGATAAAGGAAAAATGTCCAAATCTCGAGGAAACGTTGTCAATCCTGATGATGTTGTTTCTGAATTTGGAGCAGATACACTTCGCCTTTTTGAAATGTTTATGGGTCCGTTTGAAATGTCCAAACCTTGGAGTAAAAACGGAGTAGATGGTGTGTTCCGTTTCTTAAATCGAGTATGGAGACTTTTCCATTCTGGTGAAAATGAATCCTTCTTTGTAGAAGACATTGAACCGAACGAACAAGAACTCAAAACACTTCATCGTACGATTAAAAAAGTTAAAGACGATATTGATCATTTTTCATTCAACACAGCTGTGTCGCAAATGATGATCTTCATCAACGAGTTCACAAGTAATCCTAGAAAATCCAAAAAAGTTTTAGAACCTTTTGTTCTCGCTCTTTCTCCTTTTGCTCCTCATTTAGCAGAAGAACTTTGGTTTAAACTCGGACACAAAGAATCTCTTGCTTACCATCCCTATCCTAAGTGGGATGAGAAGTATTTGGTGGATGCGAATATTACCATTGTAGTCCAAGTGAATGGAAAGATGAGAGGAGAGTTCCTTGCTCCAAGGGACATCGAAGAAAAAGAAGTTTTGACTCTCGCCAAAGCAGTGGAAAAAGCAAAACCATTCTGGGAAGGAAAAGAAATCAAAAAAGAGATCTATGTGAAAGGAAAACTTGTCAACATCGTAGTGGCGGGATAA
- a CDS encoding ATP-binding protein gives MNLSEITAIRDGNPQCKTCGGVGITLAEHVRGSRSGALVLCHCIGSDCNTCESKGQPPYMTFDRKLDKMLPCVCHNARFSLRNLENLVEKANIPARYRFQFLSNIDIGDTANDPDMSFIIAHDWANELVHKFKNADFSPQGFYLWGGTGSGKTLLACVILNELIFRYGITCKYAKVNKDFLSAIRDTYQSDSETHGQERSIEREFANVDVLVIDDFGVQKESEFNNRKLYDLIDSRYEQEKLTLLTSNHSLVEWRDRGQGRIYSRLMEMTKEIELKCPDYRTKFVKR, from the coding sequence ATGAATTTATCCGAAATTACTGCTATCCGGGACGGAAATCCACAGTGTAAGACCTGTGGTGGGGTTGGAATTACCTTAGCCGAACATGTTCGGGGCTCTCGTTCTGGGGCTCTTGTCCTTTGTCATTGTATAGGAAGTGACTGTAACACTTGTGAGTCGAAGGGGCAACCCCCCTATATGACTTTTGATCGGAAATTAGACAAAATGCTCCCTTGTGTTTGTCATAATGCAAGGTTTTCCCTTCGTAACTTAGAGAATTTAGTCGAAAAAGCAAACATTCCTGCGCGTTACCGTTTCCAATTTTTATCCAATATTGATATTGGAGACACAGCGAACGATCCGGATATGTCCTTTATCATTGCTCACGACTGGGCAAACGAACTGGTTCACAAGTTTAAAAATGCAGATTTTTCGCCCCAAGGATTTTACCTCTGGGGTGGGACTGGGTCTGGGAAAACCTTACTTGCTTGCGTCATATTAAATGAGCTTATCTTTCGTTATGGGATTACTTGTAAGTACGCTAAGGTGAATAAAGACTTTTTATCTGCCATCCGTGATACCTATCAATCTGATAGCGAAACTCACGGCCAAGAACGATCCATTGAAAGGGAATTTGCGAACGTCGATGTACTTGTGATTGATGACTTCGGAGTCCAAAAAGAATCCGAATTCAACAATAGAAAGTTATACGATCTCATCGATAGTCGTTATGAACAAGAAAAACTGACTCTTCTTACTTCGAACCATTCTCTGGTGGAGTGGAGGGATCGGGGTCAAGGCCGTATTTATTCAAGGCTGATGGAAATGACCAAAGAAATTGAGTTAAAGTGTCCGGACTATCGCACTAAGTTCGTAAAGAGGTAA
- the folK gene encoding 2-amino-4-hydroxy-6-hydroxymethyldihydropteridine diphosphokinase, whose amino-acid sequence MKYSNIAFLSLGSNIGDRHHFMDQAIWEISTLPEIQILKQSERLETAPLENTNQPYFLNQILKVMVSSAFTLPCLLDSLQGIEDKLGRKRRSWKGPREIDIDILTYEAVVMKTDFLHLPHHSLYSRPFIKQLLTDMGEIGVYALFLELNHEKHYSTV is encoded by the coding sequence ATGAAGTATTCCAACATTGCCTTTTTGTCTCTGGGTTCTAATATCGGTGACAGACACCATTTTATGGATCAGGCAATTTGGGAGATTTCTACATTACCCGAAATTCAAATCTTAAAACAATCGGAACGATTGGAAACGGCTCCTTTAGAAAACACAAACCAACCTTATTTTTTAAATCAAATTTTGAAGGTGATGGTGTCTTCTGCTTTCACACTTCCTTGTTTACTCGATTCACTTCAAGGAATTGAAGACAAACTAGGACGGAAACGTAGGTCTTGGAAAGGTCCGCGTGAAATTGATATCGATATCCTCACCTATGAAGCGGTAGTCATGAAAACAGATTTTTTACACCTTCCGCACCATTCGTTATATTCTAGACCATTCATAAAACAATTGTTAACCGATATGGGAGAAATTGGAGTTTATGCACTCTTTTTGGAACTAAACCATGAAAAACATTATTCTACAGTATAA
- the fcpA gene encoding flagellar coiling protein FcpA, which produces MKIIKYLLILQLVSGFSVLFAQAQPANAQDSQAAKDQVDELLKGELVPENDDAELTEDQKKRKKEIMEQESLWKNPDFKGYNKTFQELHQLSKTFANNQFRLALSNYQSGVNTVMKNRDWVEQYRKEEAEKKRLDEKWYWQKVDRKAREERVVYREKMKAKQDALNYFSKAINHLDEIKNPDLRERPEFKRLLSDVYRSWIMAEYDLQNLPQTIPILELYIEIDDNEKEYPAHKYLASAYSFEENMIKKTKGPDDMLFKYRYKKNVHLLRATELKYGKDSPEYKHIVNVINRDEVISVAQ; this is translated from the coding sequence ATGAAGATTATTAAGTATCTCCTTATTCTCCAACTGGTGTCCGGCTTTAGTGTGCTTTTCGCACAAGCTCAGCCTGCGAACGCTCAAGACAGCCAAGCGGCTAAAGACCAAGTCGACGAACTTCTCAAAGGTGAGCTCGTTCCTGAAAACGACGACGCGGAACTTACAGAAGACCAAAAAAAGAGAAAGAAAGAAATTATGGAACAGGAATCTCTTTGGAAGAATCCTGATTTTAAAGGGTATAACAAAACTTTCCAAGAGTTACACCAACTTTCTAAAACTTTCGCTAACAACCAATTCCGTTTGGCTCTTTCCAACTACCAATCCGGTGTTAACACCGTTATGAAAAATAGAGATTGGGTGGAACAGTACCGCAAAGAAGAAGCTGAGAAAAAACGCTTAGATGAAAAATGGTACTGGCAAAAAGTAGATCGTAAAGCAAGAGAAGAACGCGTTGTTTACCGTGAAAAAATGAAAGCGAAACAAGACGCTCTCAACTACTTCTCTAAAGCGATCAATCACCTTGATGAAATTAAAAACCCTGACTTAAGAGAAAGACCTGAGTTCAAAAGACTTCTTTCTGACGTTTATCGTTCTTGGATTATGGCTGAGTATGACCTTCAAAATCTTCCTCAAACCATCCCAATTCTTGAGCTTTACATCGAGATTGACGATAACGAGAAAGAATACCCTGCTCACAAGTATCTTGCAAGTGCATATAGCTTCGAAGAAAACATGATCAAAAAGACAAAAGGTCCAGATGATATGCTCTTCAAGTATCGTTACAAAAAGAACGTTCACTTATTACGTGCCACTGAGTTAAAATATGGAAAAGATTCTCCTGAATACAAACATATTGTTAACGTAATCAACCGAGATGAGGTTATTTCGGTAGCACAATAA
- the panB gene encoding 3-methyl-2-oxobutanoate hydroxymethyltransferase → MKNIILQYKKKYDAGEPISVITCYDYTFATLFNRTEIDCILVGDSLGMVIQGNQSTLPVTLDEIIYHTKAVCKGAPDKTIVADLPFLSYQTSIEEGIRSAGRVLKETNASCVKLEGDSEFIIELTRRMTESGIPVFAHLGLTPQSVHTLGGHRVQGKTDAARSKMVRKARELAEAGAFALLLEMVPESLGKEITESIRIPTIGIGAGKYTSGQVLVMQDLLGLNEDFHPKFLKKFGNLSGPVKDAVNAYHREVSKREYPSEAHAFSDT, encoded by the coding sequence ATGAAAAACATTATTCTACAGTATAAAAAAAAGTATGATGCAGGAGAACCCATCTCTGTCATCACTTGTTATGATTATACCTTTGCCACTCTCTTCAATCGAACAGAAATTGATTGTATCTTAGTTGGAGATTCTCTGGGAATGGTGATCCAAGGAAACCAGTCCACACTTCCTGTCACTTTGGATGAGATCATTTATCATACAAAAGCAGTGTGTAAGGGAGCTCCTGATAAAACCATCGTTGCCGACCTACCATTTTTATCTTACCAAACCTCCATTGAAGAGGGAATTCGTTCTGCCGGCCGGGTACTCAAAGAAACCAATGCCTCTTGTGTGAAACTGGAAGGAGATTCTGAATTTATCATCGAACTCACTCGACGGATGACAGAATCAGGGATTCCCGTTTTTGCACACCTGGGTCTCACGCCACAATCGGTTCACACTTTAGGTGGACACCGGGTCCAAGGAAAAACAGATGCGGCTCGTTCCAAAATGGTTCGAAAAGCCAGAGAACTTGCAGAAGCAGGCGCTTTTGCTTTGTTACTCGAGATGGTTCCTGAATCCTTAGGAAAAGAAATCACAGAATCCATTCGCATTCCGACGATTGGGATTGGTGCTGGAAAATACACTTCAGGCCAGGTACTTGTCATGCAGGATTTACTTGGTTTAAATGAGGACTTTCATCCTAAGTTTCTCAAGAAGTTTGGAAATCTCAGTGGGCCAGTGAAGGATGCGGTGAATGCTTACCACCGCGAAGTTTCGAAACGTGAGTATCCATCGGAAGCCCACGCCTTTTCTGATACATAG
- a CDS encoding ABC transporter permease: protein MKASLFRFYLKRELFSRFRYSLLIVVSITLGVGSVIGIHSYKDNTANAIRREAKSIMGADIALQSPQEITKSAEKLVETSLPKGSETSASIQFLSMISNESGEENSLSFVKAVETNYPFYGEMKTEPESAYRNLKPNQVLLDQSLVENLKLKRGDRVRLGDSLLELAGVVVKEPGALGSFVGSAPGSIIRKDTANKTGLVQRGSRIRYTIYAKFPDSVDSLGWKEKEFEALIKEDLTIYHNTEVNSGSQQFIKNTFDYMALLALAGFFLGAISVYTAVRTRLLEKRNEIAILMCLGAKPNVILLLVFAEILILSLLGTIFGLILGYGIQSLLPDISGLMSVKAGIVFGLSLSSLLWSFVLGVVLPLLISIPLVLETRSVKPLAALKEVESQTSGKLSTSKWQFGSFLLIYLLFTSLAILETESIFKGILFTFVLLTLPVLVYGLYILLGLFITKISKLGWLSKEWSLVTKKVTRKSGALRLSIIGLGSALFILTLSLILQESLLELSGAREIERRPNMFLLDIRETQKNDLLTAIKSFPVEKQYLAPVIGARLSKVNGEPIKKEDTIKNAMDRNWRATARTREYFLSYRDELYDTEEVTNGSWWNESGRNEISVERDFAGYLQAGVGDELTFNVQGREVSGKITNLRSVNWADMKPNFVVLFSKGILEKAPRFYIVSLLIDSGEDRYQLQKVIVNQFPNITVIDTEKTIQAFMGILEKVTQMMALMTAFILAASFVLVFTTLYASQSERKREFALLRVIGANSRFMVKHFLREALLVSVISFLLGLIYSVVSNEVLNRSVLELRSVYPYGQLTLVFLGICLVTVSLYALGLFSFFRMPTKTVLKEIK, encoded by the coding sequence ATGAAAGCATCTCTGTTTCGTTTTTATTTAAAACGGGAACTTTTCTCTCGGTTTCGGTATTCTTTACTCATTGTGGTTTCGATCACTCTTGGGGTTGGTTCTGTGATTGGAATCCATTCCTACAAAGACAATACTGCAAATGCCATCAGAAGAGAGGCCAAATCGATTATGGGGGCCGATATTGCCCTCCAATCCCCCCAAGAAATCACAAAATCAGCGGAAAAATTGGTCGAAACCAGCCTTCCGAAAGGTTCGGAAACCAGTGCCTCCATTCAGTTTTTATCAATGATTTCCAATGAATCGGGAGAGGAGAATTCCTTAAGTTTTGTCAAAGCTGTGGAAACCAATTATCCTTTTTACGGGGAAATGAAAACCGAACCAGAATCAGCGTATCGAAATTTAAAACCAAATCAGGTATTACTCGATCAATCTCTTGTGGAAAACTTAAAACTAAAACGGGGAGACCGGGTGCGTTTGGGTGATAGTTTGCTTGAGCTTGCTGGTGTTGTGGTGAAAGAACCAGGTGCCCTTGGATCATTTGTGGGCTCTGCTCCAGGATCCATCATTCGAAAAGATACCGCAAACAAAACGGGACTCGTACAAAGAGGAAGTCGGATCCGTTATACCATCTATGCAAAGTTTCCTGATTCTGTTGATAGTTTGGGTTGGAAAGAGAAAGAGTTTGAAGCCCTGATCAAAGAAGACTTAACTATTTATCACAATACAGAAGTAAATTCTGGGTCCCAACAATTTATCAAGAACACTTTTGATTATATGGCCCTTCTGGCTCTCGCTGGATTTTTCTTAGGAGCCATTTCTGTATACACAGCGGTAAGAACTCGTTTACTCGAAAAACGAAATGAAATCGCCATCCTCATGTGTCTCGGTGCCAAACCGAATGTGATTTTACTTTTGGTATTTGCTGAAATTTTAATCCTCTCACTCCTTGGAACTATTTTTGGACTTATCCTTGGATATGGAATCCAATCACTATTGCCTGATATTAGTGGACTTATGTCTGTGAAAGCAGGGATTGTCTTTGGGCTTTCCTTATCTTCTCTTCTTTGGAGTTTTGTGCTCGGAGTGGTGCTTCCTTTACTCATTTCCATTCCTCTTGTTTTGGAAACAAGATCGGTGAAACCACTTGCAGCATTAAAAGAAGTGGAATCACAAACCAGTGGGAAGTTATCTACATCGAAATGGCAATTTGGATCTTTTCTTTTGATTTACCTTCTGTTTACGAGCCTTGCCATTCTTGAAACAGAAAGTATTTTTAAAGGAATTCTTTTTACATTCGTTTTATTAACCTTACCAGTCCTTGTGTACGGATTGTACATACTTCTTGGATTATTCATTACTAAAATCTCGAAACTAGGATGGCTTTCGAAGGAATGGAGCCTTGTGACTAAAAAAGTCACACGTAAATCAGGAGCCTTACGACTTTCCATCATTGGGCTTGGGTCTGCACTCTTTATCCTTACTTTATCGCTCATCTTACAAGAGAGTTTACTGGAACTCAGTGGTGCCCGTGAGATCGAACGTAGACCCAATATGTTTCTTCTAGACATCAGGGAAACTCAGAAAAACGATCTCCTAACCGCAATTAAATCATTTCCTGTGGAGAAACAATATTTGGCCCCTGTGATTGGAGCTCGCCTTTCCAAAGTCAATGGAGAACCCATTAAAAAAGAAGATACCATCAAAAACGCGATGGATCGGAATTGGCGGGCTACCGCCAGAACTCGGGAATACTTTTTATCTTACAGAGATGAGTTGTATGATACGGAAGAAGTAACGAATGGGTCTTGGTGGAATGAATCCGGAAGGAATGAAATCTCTGTAGAACGTGATTTTGCAGGGTATTTACAAGCGGGAGTGGGTGATGAACTGACTTTCAATGTCCAAGGCCGCGAAGTTTCCGGAAAAATCACAAACTTGCGATCCGTAAACTGGGCCGATATGAAACCGAACTTTGTGGTTCTTTTTTCCAAAGGGATATTGGAAAAAGCCCCTCGGTTTTACATTGTTTCCTTACTCATTGATTCCGGTGAAGACAGATACCAATTACAAAAGGTAATTGTGAATCAGTTTCCCAACATCACCGTCATTGATACAGAAAAAACCATCCAAGCCTTTATGGGAATTTTGGAAAAAGTTACTCAGATGATGGCACTGATGACGGCTTTTATCTTGGCGGCATCTTTTGTTCTTGTGTTCACCACTCTTTATGCAAGCCAATCAGAACGAAAACGGGAATTTGCTTTGTTACGAGTGATTGGAGCCAACAGTCGTTTTATGGTAAAACATTTTCTACGGGAAGCCTTACTCGTTTCTGTCATTTCGTTTTTACTGGGACTCATTTATTCTGTGGTTTCGAATGAAGTTTTGAACAGATCCGTTTTAGAACTCCGAAGTGTATATCCTTATGGACAACTTACACTGGTGTTTTTGGGAATCTGTTTGGTGACTGTGAGTTTGTATGCGCTCGGACTTTTTAGTTTCTTTCGAATGCCAACCAAAACAGTTCTGAAAGAAATCAAATAA
- a CDS encoding ABC transporter ATP-binding protein, whose protein sequence is MLEFKNVFKSFHNESETIDVLKNISFRIETGEFVAIIGPSGSGKSTLLGVAAGLDKPDTGIVSLDEIDITKENESNLADLRADKIGFIFQNFQLLPGLNAIENVGIPLYLKSSLTEAEILKKSEKILESVSMSHRATHFPKQLSGGEEQRIAIARSFVNDPKIIFADEPTANLDFKNSKTVLDLLLYRNKEQGTTLVVVTHDPDVAKLADRVLEMKDGEIVSDSWNKKKNSSASSKKTPTKKTTKHKKTNINTKQASR, encoded by the coding sequence GTGTTGGAATTTAAAAATGTGTTTAAGTCATTTCACAATGAATCGGAAACGATTGATGTGTTGAAAAATATTTCATTTCGCATTGAAACAGGCGAATTTGTAGCGATTATAGGCCCATCAGGCTCAGGTAAATCAACACTACTTGGTGTAGCAGCCGGTCTAGATAAACCTGATACAGGCATTGTTTCCTTGGACGAAATTGATATCACAAAGGAAAATGAATCAAATTTAGCTGATTTACGTGCTGATAAGATAGGATTTATCTTTCAAAATTTTCAATTATTACCTGGCCTCAATGCAATTGAAAATGTAGGGATTCCATTGTATTTAAAATCATCACTCACAGAAGCAGAAATTTTAAAAAAATCAGAAAAAATCTTAGAATCTGTTTCTATGTCCCATCGTGCGACTCACTTCCCAAAACAGTTGTCAGGTGGAGAGGAACAACGGATCGCCATTGCGCGAAGTTTTGTAAATGATCCAAAGATTATTTTTGCGGATGAACCAACTGCCAACTTGGATTTTAAAAATAGTAAAACAGTTTTAGATTTATTGTTGTATCGAAACAAAGAACAAGGAACAACTTTAGTTGTGGTCACTCATGACCCAGATGTGGCAAAACTTGCCGATCGTGTGTTAGAAATGAAAGATGGGGAAATTGTTTCTGATTCTTGGAACAAAAAGAAAAATTCATCTGCTTCTTCTAAAAAAACACCTACAAAAAAGACCACCAAACACAAGAAAACGAACATAAATACTAAGCAGGCGAGTCGATGA